From Bacillus sp. FSL K6-3431, the proteins below share one genomic window:
- a CDS encoding uroporphyrinogen-III synthase, with protein MNSGQLPLAGKHVLITRGSEQGEKFCMNVASKGGIPYMVPLIDFRAHEDINGPLFIKNIAQYDWIIFTSKNGVDYFFQHIQGHIDQSQFRESNIQFAVVGEKTREALDRYKLPSRFMPNVYTAEDFAREYFERELSAKRVLIPKGNLASKTIAESFRSHHIVADEWIVYDTYYPTEKTDNLIQLLTEDQLDIVAFTSPSTFNHFKKIIDQYHLDNHAKKIEIATIGTVTKRAVEQAGYEVSVCPQTFTIDSMFAELCTYFTENANERKL; from the coding sequence ATGAACAGTGGACAATTACCACTAGCAGGTAAGCATGTTTTGATAACAAGGGGAAGTGAACAAGGGGAAAAATTCTGTATGAATGTTGCGTCGAAGGGTGGCATTCCTTATATGGTGCCACTTATTGACTTTCGCGCACATGAAGATATCAATGGCCCTTTGTTTATTAAAAATATTGCTCAGTATGATTGGATTATATTCACAAGCAAAAATGGTGTGGACTATTTTTTTCAACATATTCAAGGCCATATTGATCAGTCGCAATTTAGGGAAAGTAATATTCAATTTGCTGTTGTTGGTGAAAAAACACGGGAAGCACTTGATCGCTATAAGTTGCCATCCCGTTTTATGCCAAATGTATATACAGCAGAAGACTTTGCTCGTGAATATTTTGAAAGAGAACTTTCAGCTAAAAGAGTACTCATACCTAAAGGTAATTTGGCTAGTAAAACAATCGCTGAGAGTTTCAGATCACATCATATTGTGGCTGATGAATGGATTGTTTATGACACGTATTATCCAACAGAAAAAACAGATAATCTCATTCAATTATTAACCGAAGATCAGCTTGATATCGTAGCGTTCACAAGCCCATCCACTTTTAATCATTTTAAGAAAATTATCGATCAATATCATCTAGATAATCACGCGAAAAAAATAGAGATTGCAACAATTGGCACAGTGACTAAACGTGCAGTGGAGCAGGCAGGATATGAGGTTAGTGTTTGTCCACAAACGTTTACAATCGATTCCATGTTTGCCGAGCTTTGCACATACTTTACTGAAAATGCGAATGAAAGGAAGCTATAA
- the hemC gene encoding hydroxymethylbilane synthase, translating to MRKIIIGSRRSELALTQTNWVREQLEKLGVPFEFEVKEIVTKGDRILDVTLSKVGGKGLFVKEIEQAMLDEEIDMAVHSMKDMPAELPEGLIIGCIPEREDVRDALISKDHVKLKDMPAGSVIGTSSLRRSAQLLAKRPDLEIKWIRGNINTRLEKLETEGYDAIILAAAGLKRIGWDLEMVTEFLEPEICLPAIGQGALAIECRENDHELLTELAKLNSEQTARTVEAERVFLTRMEGSCQVPIAGYGILNAENQIELTALVASTDGRIIYKECVVGSNPQSVGDEAAAILSERGAKALIDQVKEELDQ from the coding sequence GTGAGAAAAATTATTATTGGCTCACGTAGAAGTGAATTAGCTTTAACGCAAACGAATTGGGTGCGTGAACAACTAGAAAAACTAGGTGTACCATTTGAATTCGAAGTAAAAGAAATTGTCACAAAAGGTGATCGGATCTTAGATGTCACCCTTTCAAAAGTCGGAGGGAAAGGCTTGTTTGTCAAGGAAATTGAACAAGCAATGCTTGACGAGGAAATTGATATGGCAGTACATAGTATGAAGGATATGCCGGCTGAACTACCTGAAGGCTTAATAATTGGCTGTATTCCAGAGCGGGAAGACGTTCGTGATGCGCTCATTTCAAAAGACCATGTGAAATTAAAAGATATGCCTGCAGGATCGGTTATTGGCACAAGTAGCTTACGAAGAAGTGCGCAATTATTAGCGAAACGACCTGATCTTGAGATTAAATGGATTCGTGGAAATATTAACACACGGCTTGAGAAGCTGGAAACTGAGGGTTATGATGCGATTATACTTGCAGCAGCAGGGCTTAAACGGATTGGTTGGGACTTAGAGATGGTAACAGAATTCTTAGAACCGGAAATTTGTCTACCGGCAATTGGACAAGGAGCATTAGCGATTGAATGTCGTGAAAATGATCATGAATTACTTACTGAACTTGCTAAATTGAACTCGGAACAAACAGCTCGGACAGTAGAAGCGGAACGTGTTTTTTTAACGAGAATGGAAGGTAGTTGTCAAGTACCGATTGCTGGCTATGGAATATTAAACGCGGAAAATCAAATTGAGTTAACTGCGCTAGTTGCATCAACTGATGGCCGTATTATTTATAAAGAATGTGTCGTCGGTTCTAATCCGCAATCTGTTGGAGATGAGGCAGCTGCAATTTTAAGTGAGCGTGGAGCAAAAGCGTTAATCGATCAAGTAAAAGAAGAATTGGACCAATGA
- the hemB gene encoding porphobilinogen synthase, translating to MDNIQFKRHRRLRASSSMRAMVRETHLRPEDFIYPLFIVEGKNQKNEVASMPGVYQISLDKLPAELEEIVSLGIKAIILFGVPEEKDDCGTGAYHDHGIVQEATRTVKKHQPDLLVVADTCLCEYTDHGHCGVIENGDVLNDASLELLVQTAISQAKAGADIIAPSNMMDGFVAVIRKGLDEAGFEHLPIMSYAVKYSSAFYGPFRDAANSAPQFGDRKTYQMDPANRIEALREAESDMEEGADFLIVKPALSYLDIIRDVKNSFNAPVVAYNVSGEYSLIKAAAANGWVDEKAMTMEMLTSIKRAGAELIITYFAKDVARWLKEDVQKVTK from the coding sequence ATGGATAATATCCAATTTAAACGTCATCGAAGACTACGTGCATCCTCTAGTATGAGAGCAATGGTTCGAGAAACACATCTACGTCCAGAAGATTTTATTTATCCACTTTTTATTGTTGAAGGGAAAAATCAAAAAAATGAAGTTGCCTCCATGCCAGGTGTTTACCAAATTTCACTTGACAAATTACCAGCAGAACTTGAAGAAATTGTGAGTCTTGGGATTAAAGCAATCATTTTATTTGGCGTTCCGGAAGAAAAAGACGATTGTGGCACAGGGGCGTATCATGATCATGGTATTGTTCAAGAGGCAACTCGTACAGTCAAAAAACATCAGCCGGATTTGCTTGTTGTTGCAGATACTTGTCTATGTGAATACACAGACCATGGTCATTGCGGAGTCATTGAAAACGGAGATGTCTTAAATGATGCAAGCCTTGAGTTATTAGTTCAAACAGCCATTAGCCAAGCAAAAGCAGGCGCTGATATTATTGCACCTTCTAATATGATGGATGGATTTGTGGCGGTAATTAGAAAAGGGCTAGACGAAGCAGGGTTTGAACATCTGCCGATTATGTCATATGCTGTTAAATATTCTTCTGCTTTTTACGGACCATTTCGTGATGCGGCTAATAGTGCACCGCAGTTTGGTGACCGGAAAACGTATCAAATGGATCCAGCAAACCGCATAGAAGCATTACGTGAAGCGGAATCAGATATGGAAGAAGGAGCAGATTTCCTTATAGTCAAACCTGCGCTCTCATATTTAGATATTATCCGAGATGTGAAAAACAGTTTTAATGCACCTGTTGTCGCTTATAATGTGAGCGGAGAGTATTCCTTGATTAAAGCAGCGGCAGCAAATGGTTGGGTTGATGAAAAAGCGATGACAATGGAAATGCTGACGAGCATCAAACGTGCAGGAGCAGAATTAATCATTACATATTTTGCAAAAGATGTAGCGAGATGGTTAAAAGAGGATGTTCAAAAAGTCACCAAATGA
- a CDS encoding LysM peptidoglycan-binding domain-containing protein, whose translation MPERKESTITFKVKESIWFERGQEVEELISISLSPHIEILDEDDYVVLKGTLELSGEYKHSNEENEDELLDIGRQYIQSVEMRNELESEFFHQLPLDITIPKRKINKMEEISVEIDSFDYKFPENCRLQLLADVGIRGVYEDIEPSEDTIDSGEDTEERPSNTEEASSRTEPVEISEENIEAHALKEEVLQEEREEIQLEVRGKESEDVMEEISEEKSEEKQIEARNEVVEETRIAVETERVSEEIQALEEAPEEKEARIQEEKSTEVLAEISEKHQAEHQEEAIEDESIELQVVSRGEEWKEREIEDTSFYDPFKVEANIIFKEKELADVRPTLDYHLPKLPEIAVGSLERRRNYMPSESSQQYMESSSHMNNGKYDEESSSHSHKDNEEKNKVKKKKDKYKSMSFSDFFARKEEESAAKLKVCFVQTGDSIQELADKYKVSVQQILRANQLEANHEVFEGQVLYIPVKVSTLKSN comes from the coding sequence TTGCCAGAACGCAAAGAATCAACTATTACATTTAAAGTTAAAGAGTCTATCTGGTTTGAAAGAGGACAGGAAGTAGAGGAACTTATATCTATTTCATTAAGCCCCCATATAGAAATATTGGATGAAGATGATTATGTTGTGTTAAAAGGCACGCTCGAATTAAGCGGTGAATATAAACATTCGAATGAAGAAAATGAAGATGAACTCCTAGATATAGGGCGTCAATATATCCAATCTGTTGAGATGAGAAATGAGTTAGAAAGTGAATTTTTCCACCAACTCCCATTGGATATTACAATTCCTAAAAGAAAAATTAACAAAATGGAGGAAATTTCCGTGGAAATTGATTCATTTGATTACAAATTCCCGGAAAATTGCCGTCTACAACTGCTAGCAGACGTTGGAATCAGAGGTGTTTATGAAGATATAGAACCTTCCGAAGACACGATAGACTCTGGAGAAGATACGGAAGAGAGACCTTCTAATACAGAGGAAGCATCTAGTCGCACAGAGCCAGTTGAAATTTCGGAAGAAAATATCGAAGCACATGCTTTAAAAGAGGAAGTTTTGCAAGAAGAAAGAGAAGAAATTCAATTGGAGGTTCGGGGGAAAGAATCAGAAGATGTTATGGAAGAAATCAGTGAAGAGAAGTCAGAAGAAAAACAAATAGAAGCCCGCAACGAAGTTGTAGAAGAAACTCGGATAGCAGTAGAGACTGAAAGAGTGTCAGAAGAAATCCAAGCACTTGAAGAAGCGCCAGAAGAAAAAGAAGCAAGAATCCAGGAAGAGAAGTCTACAGAAGTTCTAGCGGAAATCAGCGAAAAGCATCAAGCAGAACACCAGGAAGAAGCCATCGAGGATGAATCAATAGAGCTTCAAGTGGTTTCGAGGGGGGAGGAATGGAAGGAAAGAGAAATTGAAGATACTAGTTTTTATGATCCATTTAAAGTAGAGGCAAATATTATCTTTAAGGAAAAAGAATTAGCAGATGTACGTCCTACCTTAGATTATCATCTTCCGAAGTTGCCAGAAATAGCCGTGGGGTCTTTGGAACGAAGGAGAAACTACATGCCAAGTGAAAGTTCCCAACAGTATATGGAATCCTCGTCACATATGAATAATGGCAAATATGATGAAGAGTCGTCTTCCCATTCACATAAAGACAACGAAGAAAAAAATAAAGTGAAAAAGAAAAAAGATAAATATAAATCCATGTCATTTTCTGATTTCTTTGCAAGAAAAGAGGAAGAATCTGCAGCGAAGCTTAAGGTCTGCTTTGTACAGACTGGAGATTCGATTCAGGAATTAGCGGATAAATATAAAGTGTCTGTTCAGCAAATCCTACGTGCAAATCAATTAGAAGCAAATCATGAAGTATTTGAGGGTCAAGTACTATATATACCTGTAAAAGTATCCACGCTAAAATCAAATTAA
- the hemL gene encoding glutamate-1-semialdehyde 2,1-aminomutase, producing the protein MRSYEKSKQAFKEAVTMLPGGVNSPVRAFKSVDMDPIFMSKGKGSRIYDIDGNEYIDYVLSWGPLILGHANDQVVESIKKVAELGTSFGAPTIMENKLAKLVIERVPSIEIVRMVSSGTEATMSALRLARGYTGRNKILKFEGCYHGHGDSLLIKAGSGVATLGLPDSPGVPEGVAKNTITVPYNDMDSVRYAFKEYGEDIAGIIVEPVAGNMGVVPPLPGFLEGLREVTSEYGALLIFDEVMTGFRVAYNCAQGYFGVTPDITCLGKVIGGGLPVGAFGGKAEIMERIAPSGTIYQAGTLSGNPLAMTAGYETLVQLTPETYDDFNRKADMLEAGLKKAAEKHGIPHTINRAGSMVGIFFTDQEVHNYEHAKTSDLKLFAAYYKEMANNGVFLPPSQFEGLFLSTAHTDEDIAATIATAEKAFNIIK; encoded by the coding sequence ATGCGTTCATATGAAAAATCTAAACAAGCTTTTAAAGAAGCTGTTACAATGCTCCCGGGCGGGGTAAATAGCCCAGTGCGTGCATTTAAATCAGTTGATATGGATCCGATTTTTATGTCCAAGGGAAAAGGTTCTCGTATTTATGATATTGATGGGAATGAATATATTGACTATGTACTGTCTTGGGGTCCGCTTATTTTAGGACATGCAAATGACCAAGTGGTAGAATCAATTAAAAAGGTTGCTGAATTAGGTACAAGCTTTGGTGCACCGACCATCATGGAAAATAAACTAGCAAAACTAGTAATCGAACGTGTTCCTTCGATTGAGATTGTTAGAATGGTCTCTTCTGGTACGGAAGCAACAATGAGCGCGCTTCGATTGGCACGTGGATATACTGGCCGCAATAAAATATTGAAATTTGAAGGCTGCTACCACGGGCATGGTGATTCACTTTTAATTAAAGCTGGTTCTGGTGTCGCGACACTTGGTCTACCAGATAGTCCTGGTGTCCCAGAAGGAGTGGCAAAAAATACGATTACAGTTCCATATAATGATATGGATAGCGTTCGCTATGCTTTCAAAGAATATGGAGAAGATATTGCCGGCATAATTGTTGAGCCTGTAGCTGGAAACATGGGTGTCGTTCCTCCGTTACCAGGATTCCTAGAAGGCCTGCGTGAAGTAACAAGTGAATATGGCGCGTTGCTAATATTCGATGAAGTAATGACTGGGTTCCGTGTGGCTTACAATTGCGCACAGGGGTATTTCGGTGTAACACCAGATATTACATGTTTAGGAAAAGTAATTGGTGGCGGGCTACCTGTTGGCGCATTTGGTGGGAAAGCAGAAATAATGGAACGGATAGCTCCGAGTGGTACTATTTATCAAGCTGGAACGCTGTCCGGTAATCCGCTTGCAATGACAGCAGGATACGAAACACTTGTTCAACTTACACCTGAAACATACGATGACTTTAATCGCAAGGCTGATATGCTTGAAGCTGGTTTAAAAAAGGCAGCTGAAAAACATGGAATTCCGCATACGATTAACAGAGCAGGATCGATGGTAGGAATATTCTTCACCGATCAAGAGGTTCATAATTATGAACATGCTAAAACATCAGACTTGAAACTGTTCGCTGCATATTATAAAGAAATGGCCAATAACGGTGTTTTCTTACCGCCGTCGCAATTTGAAGGCTTATTCCTCTCCACTGCGCATACGGATGAAGATATAGCAGCAACAATCGCAACTGCTGAAAAAGCATTTAACATAATTAAGTAA